A single window of Candidatus Thermoplasmatota archaeon DNA harbors:
- a CDS encoding transcriptional regulator: MVKLKAGTLEERILKVLLSKYPITAEELQAQLAVREDTLERALSALQIKGIILLEPLQDKTFIRVTQTGIEFIGKSPSQRKALKRKKGKKKAVEKVKESDVMYA, translated from the coding sequence ATGGTAAAGCTCAAAGCAGGTACTTTAGAAGAGCGCATTTTGAAAGTTTTACTCTCCAAATATCCTATTACCGCAGAAGAGCTTCAAGCGCAACTGGCTGTGAGAGAAGACACTCTTGAAAGAGCTCTCAGCGCACTTCAAATAAAAGGTATTATCTTATTAGAGCCTTTGCAAGATAAGACTTTCATAAGAGTTACTCAAACAGGTATTGAGTTCATTGGCAAATCTCCAAGCCAAAGAAAAGCATTAAAGCGCAAGAAAGGCAAGAAGAAAGCTGTAGAAAAAGTAAAAGAATCAGATGTAATGTATGCTTGA